In one window of Ferriphaselus amnicola DNA:
- a CDS encoding ArsR/SmtB family transcription factor: MKDSRKIKDLLYEQVSRIGKVFSSPKRLELIELLCQSEKTVETLANEASISVKLTSSHLRELRMAHLVETERQGKNIYYRLADKSVADMWVQIHTLAEERLIELQLALQKIASQPDDLVPSDRDSLMKAARKGEVVVLDVRPTGEYLNAHLPFARSIPIEELRQRLSELPKDRAIVAYCRGPYCLMAVDAVALLRQEGYSAIHLREGIAEWEAASGK; this comes from the coding sequence ATGAAAGACTCTCGCAAGATAAAAGACCTGCTCTATGAGCAGGTGTCACGGATAGGCAAGGTATTCTCCAGCCCCAAGCGCTTGGAGCTGATCGAACTGCTTTGTCAGAGCGAGAAGACGGTGGAGACGCTGGCGAACGAGGCATCTATCAGCGTAAAGCTGACCAGCTCACATTTACGCGAGTTGCGCATGGCGCATCTGGTTGAAACCGAGCGTCAGGGTAAAAACATCTACTACCGTCTCGCCGACAAGTCGGTAGCTGACATGTGGGTACAGATCCATACTCTGGCGGAGGAGCGATTGATTGAGCTGCAACTAGCATTGCAGAAGATCGCCTCGCAACCGGATGATTTGGTGCCGAGTGATCGTGACAGCCTAATGAAGGCGGCACGCAAAGGTGAGGTGGTGGTACTCGATGTCAGGCCGACAGGGGAATATTTGAATGCGCATCTGCCGTTTGCTCGCTCGATTCCAATCGAGGAACTACGCCAGCGTCTGAGTGAACTTCCTAAAGACCGCGCCATTGTCGCTTACTGCAGAGGGCCTTATTGTCTGATGGCAGTGGATGCCGTTGCTCTGCTAAGGCAAGAAGGATATTCAGCCATCCATCTGCGGGAAGGTATAGCGGAGTGGGAAGCTGCGAGTGGTAAGTAG
- a CDS encoding MBL fold metallo-hydrolase, whose product MFFKQLATKESSLSYFFGCGTKGKSMAVDVVAGDEEWYIEEAKKAGVSINYVIDTHVHADHYSGGRKLAQMVGAPYCLHESNKGRVKFEYESLGDGQSLNLGNVNVEVLHTPGHTPDSICLLVTDMRRGELPWFVITGDTLFVGAIGRPDLLGREREMAGQLFDSIHAKLLHLSNEVEIYPGHQAGSVCGAGLSGKPSSTIGFEKRWNQALSMDKAAFIENLVKEIPPRPAEMDKMVAANLAG is encoded by the coding sequence ATGTTTTTCAAACAACTGGCAACAAAAGAGTCGTCACTGTCTTACTTCTTCGGCTGCGGCACCAAGGGTAAATCCATGGCGGTAGATGTGGTCGCAGGCGATGAGGAGTGGTACATCGAGGAGGCGAAGAAAGCTGGGGTCTCCATCAATTATGTGATCGACACCCATGTCCATGCCGATCATTATTCCGGCGGCAGGAAACTCGCCCAGATGGTCGGTGCGCCGTACTGCCTGCACGAATCGAACAAAGGACGGGTCAAGTTCGAGTATGAGTCATTGGGCGATGGTCAGTCGCTCAACCTCGGCAACGTCAATGTCGAAGTCCTGCACACTCCCGGACATACGCCCGACAGCATCTGCCTGCTAGTGACAGATATGCGGCGCGGGGAGCTGCCTTGGTTCGTTATCACCGGTGACACGCTGTTCGTTGGTGCCATCGGTCGCCCTGATCTCTTGGGACGTGAGCGCGAGATGGCGGGTCAACTTTTTGACAGCATTCATGCCAAGCTGCTGCATTTATCCAATGAAGTCGAAATCTATCCGGGGCATCAGGCAGGCAGCGTGTGCGGTGCGGGTTTGTCCGGTAAGCCGAGTTCGACCATCGGATTCGAGAAGCGCTGGAATCAGGCATTGTCGATGGATAAAGCCGCTTTCATCGAGAACTTAGTCAAAGAGATTCCGCCGCGCCCAGCCGAGATGGACAAGATGGTAGCTGCCAACCTCGCGGGCTGA
- a CDS encoding DsrE/DsrF/TusD sulfur relay family protein — translation MNHLYILNDGPYGSERTYNGLRLAGAVSKMEGNAVRVFLIGDAASAAHRNQKVPSGFYNVETMLGNVIRHGGEVGICGTCMDARGMSESDIADGARRSTLAELSEWTVWADKVLVF, via the coding sequence ATGAATCATCTTTATATCCTCAACGATGGCCCATATGGAAGTGAGCGCACCTATAACGGCCTGCGTTTGGCTGGCGCTGTTTCCAAAATGGAAGGCAATGCCGTGCGGGTTTTTTTGATTGGTGATGCGGCATCGGCGGCACACCGCAATCAGAAAGTACCGTCAGGCTTCTACAACGTGGAAACCATGCTCGGCAATGTGATTCGGCACGGCGGCGAGGTTGGTATCTGTGGCACCTGTATGGATGCGCGAGGCATGAGCGAAAGCGATATTGCAGATGGCGCACGCCGTAGCACCTTGGCTGAGTTGTCGGAGTGGACGGTGTGGGCAGATAAGGTTCTGGTGTTCTAA
- a CDS encoding ANTAR domain-containing response regulator, producing MNINTAEFPLRVLLVDETFERAALLKHALNEAGCHLAAHVSASADLPGLVSELKPDIVILDTDSPDRDTLEHLCIISRDQPRPIVLFTHDEDSEKIRAAIRAGVSAYVVDGLKTERLRPIMEVAIARFNQFHAMRQELEKAENQLAERKEVDRAKGILMKQRDWSEDESYQALRKMAMDKGLKLADVARQVITVAELMG from the coding sequence ATGAATATCAATACTGCTGAATTCCCCTTACGCGTACTGCTGGTGGATGAAACCTTCGAGCGCGCCGCACTGCTCAAGCACGCGCTGAATGAAGCCGGCTGCCACCTCGCCGCTCATGTTTCCGCAAGTGCTGATTTGCCGGGTTTAGTGAGCGAACTCAAGCCCGATATTGTCATCCTCGATACAGACTCACCTGATCGAGATACGCTGGAGCATCTGTGCATCATCAGTCGTGACCAGCCACGACCTATCGTATTGTTTACACACGATGAAGATAGCGAAAAGATACGCGCAGCGATACGTGCAGGGGTCAGTGCCTATGTGGTCGATGGACTGAAAACTGAACGACTGCGCCCCATCATGGAAGTAGCGATCGCTCGATTCAACCAGTTCCACGCCATGCGTCAAGAGCTGGAAAAAGCCGAGAATCAATTGGCCGAACGCAAGGAAGTGGATCGCGCCAAGGGCATATTGATGAAGCAACGCGACTGGAGTGAAGACGAGTCATATCAGGCGTTGCGCAAAATGGCGATGGATAAGGGACTCAAACTAGCCGATGTGGCTCGCCAAGTCATCACGGTGGCAGAGTTGATGGGATAG
- a CDS encoding MFS transporter, whose translation MGMQHGIRVNLDQFLHQLLQVMLVGFTIGMMRTVVPALSESEFGVPKNSFMLLTAFVVAFGLVKGTLNFVAGRLSERIGRKKVLLLGWAAALPIPLLIYFAPSWSWIVAATVLLGINQGLTWSMTQTSKLDITRADQRGLTIGLNEFSGYIGLALAGIITAYLATMLGPRSGLLLFGMTTVLLAMLLTLLWVKDTLPWAKLEAAKHATTPSTTIKPRYSTNISAQPTTWEVFTLMSWRDKRLAAISQAGLVEKFVDALVWVFYPVFLFQQCLSLPDIGWVVGVYGFVWGGSQFFTGKLSDHIGRHKPNVWGMWICGAGVAMMLLQEGMAWWSLSAAVSGFGMALLYPNLSAAVADISHPNWRGSAIGIYRFWRDLGYGIGALGLGIAAHFSGSVTAAFWFVAISMFLSGGILGVFGEETHPKINSSNDH comes from the coding sequence ATGGGTATGCAACACGGTATTCGAGTTAACCTAGATCAGTTCCTGCATCAACTGCTGCAAGTCATGCTGGTGGGTTTCACCATCGGCATGATGCGCACAGTAGTACCTGCATTATCCGAATCTGAATTCGGAGTGCCGAAGAATTCGTTCATGTTACTTACCGCTTTTGTGGTGGCATTCGGTTTAGTTAAAGGCACGCTCAATTTTGTGGCGGGTCGCCTGTCCGAGCGCATCGGGCGCAAGAAAGTATTGCTGTTGGGTTGGGCGGCAGCACTGCCGATTCCGTTGCTGATCTATTTCGCCCCCTCATGGAGTTGGATCGTCGCCGCAACCGTATTGCTTGGTATCAATCAGGGCTTGACCTGGTCGATGACACAGACATCCAAGCTGGACATTACTCGTGCCGATCAGCGCGGTTTGACTATCGGTTTAAATGAGTTCTCCGGATATATCGGGCTGGCGCTGGCAGGCATCATCACCGCCTATCTGGCGACCATGCTAGGACCTCGTAGCGGGCTACTGCTGTTTGGCATGACGACCGTGTTGCTCGCCATGCTGCTGACTTTGTTGTGGGTCAAAGACACACTGCCGTGGGCTAAGCTGGAAGCGGCCAAACACGCCACCACACCTTCTACAACCATCAAGCCGCGCTATTCGACCAACATCAGTGCGCAGCCGACAACATGGGAGGTGTTCACACTGATGTCGTGGCGCGACAAGCGTTTAGCGGCCATCAGTCAGGCTGGACTGGTAGAGAAGTTCGTCGATGCGCTGGTGTGGGTGTTCTATCCGGTGTTCCTTTTCCAGCAATGCTTGAGTTTGCCCGACATCGGCTGGGTGGTCGGCGTGTATGGTTTCGTCTGGGGCGGTTCCCAATTCTTCACTGGAAAATTATCCGACCATATCGGGCGGCACAAACCCAACGTGTGGGGCATGTGGATTTGCGGCGCGGGCGTGGCGATGATGCTGTTGCAGGAAGGCATGGCGTGGTGGTCGCTCTCCGCAGCCGTCTCCGGCTTCGGCATGGCGCTGCTGTACCCGAATCTCTCCGCTGCCGTGGCCGACATCTCACATCCCAACTGGCGGGGTTCAGCTATCGGCATCTACCGCTTCTGGCGCGATCTGGGTTACGGCATCGGCGCACTCGGACTCGGTATTGCCGCACACTTCAGCGGTTCGGTGACGGCGGCATTCTGGTTTGTAGCGATTTCGATGTTCCTGTCTGGGGGAATTCTCGGGGTATTCGGGGAAGAAACTCATCCGAAAATTAATTCTTCGAATGACCACTAA
- a CDS encoding ABC transporter ATP-binding protein, translating to MKRYVNVENAGMVFTTRQGEFIALRDIDLTIERGEFITLIGHSGCGKSTLLNLIAGLLLPSSGHLFCAEREIAGPGPERAVVFQNHSLLPWMTCFDNIYLGVERVFGDTEDKAKLRQRTLDALALVHLSHAEKKYPHEISGGMKQRVGIARALAMQPKVLLMDEPFGALDALTRAHLQDELMKIVAATQSTVVMVTHDVDEAVLLSDRIVMMTNGPAATIGEILSVDLPKPRNRLALANNPHYHQLRGAVLEFLYQKQAHKEAA from the coding sequence ATGAAACGATACGTAAATGTCGAGAACGCTGGCATGGTGTTCACCACACGCCAGGGCGAATTCATCGCACTGCGCGACATCGACCTGACCATCGAACGCGGTGAGTTCATCACGCTAATCGGCCACTCCGGTTGTGGCAAATCCACCCTACTCAACCTGATCGCTGGGCTGTTGCTGCCCAGCTCCGGCCACCTGTTCTGCGCCGAGCGCGAGATCGCAGGGCCTGGACCGGAGCGCGCCGTGGTGTTCCAGAACCACTCGTTGTTGCCTTGGATGACTTGCTTCGACAACATCTATCTGGGCGTGGAGCGCGTATTCGGCGATACCGAGGACAAAGCCAAGCTGCGCCAGCGCACGCTGGATGCACTGGCGCTGGTACACCTGTCACACGCCGAGAAGAAATACCCGCACGAGATCTCTGGCGGCATGAAGCAGCGCGTCGGCATCGCCCGAGCGCTGGCCATGCAACCCAAGGTATTGCTGATGGACGAGCCCTTCGGAGCATTGGATGCGCTGACCCGTGCCCACTTGCAGGATGAACTGATGAAGATCGTCGCCGCCACCCAGAGCACCGTGGTGATGGTTACGCATGACGTGGACGAGGCGGTGCTCCTGTCCGACCGCATCGTGATGATGACCAACGGCCCAGCGGCAACCATCGGCGAGATCCTCAGCGTCGATCTGCCCAAGCCGCGCAACCGTCTGGCACTGGCCAACAACCCGCATTACCACCAGTTACGCGGCGCGGTGCTGGAGTTCTTGTACCAGAAGCAGGCGCACAAAGAAGCGGCTTAG
- a CDS encoding CmpA/NrtA family ABC transporter substrate-binding protein: protein MNDETNNSRRDFMKNGMGLLGGAALMAMVPPGVRSAAWAAGSDAPELKEVRVGFIPLTDCASVVIASVMKFDEKYGIKIIPSKEASWAAVRDKLTNGELDAAHVLYGLIYGVHLGIGGQKKDMSVLMTLNNNGQAITLSNQLRDKGVTNGATLKKLVDAEKRDYTFAQTFPTGTHAMWLYYWLASNGINPMSDVKTITVPPPQMVANMRVGNMDGFCVGEPWNNRAIYDKIGFTAATTQDIWKDHPEKVLGCTAEFTQKNPNTARALIMAVLEASKYIDDMANRRKVAEIIADKSYVNCPVEVIDQRLEGKYEDGLGKKWNDPNYMKFYNDGAVNFPFLSDGMWFLTQQKRWGLLKDDPDYLGVAKKINQVELYKQAAAQVKVPVPKDVMRSSKLMDGTVWDGKDPKKYAASFKIHA, encoded by the coding sequence ATGAACGATGAAACCAACAACAGCCGGAGAGATTTTATGAAGAATGGAATGGGTTTACTGGGAGGCGCCGCCTTGATGGCCATGGTACCGCCGGGTGTGCGCAGTGCAGCTTGGGCAGCAGGTTCCGACGCCCCGGAACTGAAAGAGGTCCGAGTCGGATTCATTCCACTAACCGACTGCGCCTCCGTGGTCATCGCCTCGGTGATGAAGTTCGACGAGAAATACGGCATCAAGATCATTCCATCTAAGGAAGCGTCCTGGGCGGCTGTGCGCGACAAGCTGACTAACGGTGAACTTGATGCAGCTCACGTTCTGTATGGCTTGATCTATGGCGTACACCTAGGCATCGGCGGACAAAAGAAAGACATGTCCGTGCTGATGACGCTGAACAACAACGGTCAGGCGATCACCCTATCCAACCAGCTCCGAGACAAGGGCGTGACCAATGGCGCGACGCTGAAGAAGCTGGTGGATGCCGAGAAGCGCGATTACACCTTTGCCCAGACATTCCCCACCGGCACCCACGCCATGTGGCTGTATTACTGGCTGGCCAGTAACGGCATCAACCCGATGAGTGACGTGAAGACCATCACCGTGCCGCCACCGCAAATGGTCGCCAACATGCGCGTCGGCAATATGGACGGTTTCTGCGTCGGCGAGCCGTGGAACAACCGCGCCATCTACGACAAGATCGGTTTCACTGCGGCCACCACGCAAGACATCTGGAAAGACCACCCAGAAAAGGTGCTGGGCTGCACCGCCGAATTCACCCAGAAGAATCCCAACACTGCACGCGCGCTCATCATGGCGGTACTGGAGGCCTCCAAGTACATCGACGATATGGCCAATCGCCGCAAGGTCGCCGAGATCATCGCCGACAAGTCCTACGTCAACTGTCCGGTGGAGGTGATCGATCAGCGTCTGGAAGGCAAGTACGAGGACGGCCTAGGCAAGAAGTGGAACGACCCCAATTACATGAAGTTCTACAACGATGGCGCGGTCAACTTCCCCTTCCTGTCTGACGGCATGTGGTTCCTCACCCAACAGAAACGCTGGGGTCTGCTCAAGGATGATCCCGATTATCTGGGCGTCGCCAAGAAGATCAATCAGGTCGAGCTGTACAAGCAGGCGGCTGCGCAGGTCAAAGTGCCCGTGCCCAAGGACGTGATGCGCAGCAGCAAGTTGATGGACGGTACGGTGTGGGACGGCAAGGACCCCAAGAAGTACGCCGCCAGCTTCAAGATCCACGCTTGA
- the ntrB gene encoding nitrate ABC transporter permease, translating to MQLRDFKEFMVHSVLPPLLGVAFLVGLWGMLAQTNDTLPGPVKTWHSAVELFSDPFYRHGPNDQGIGWNILNSLQRVGTGFGLAALIGIPLGFMVGRFTFLDKMASPIISLLKPVSPLAWLPIGLLVFKAANPAAIWVIFISSIWPMVINTAMGVRQLPQDYLNVARVLKLSEWKVFTRILFPATLPYMLTGVRLSIGTAWLVIVAAEMLTGGVGIGFWVWDEWNNLNVEHIIIAIFVVGIVGLLLEQMLVWLAKRFSY from the coding sequence ATGCAACTTCGTGACTTCAAGGAATTCATGGTGCACTCGGTGCTGCCCCCGTTGCTGGGGGTGGCATTTCTGGTCGGCCTGTGGGGCATGCTGGCGCAAACCAATGACACGCTGCCGGGACCAGTCAAAACTTGGCACTCGGCAGTAGAATTGTTCAGCGACCCCTTCTATCGGCACGGCCCCAACGATCAGGGCATAGGTTGGAACATCCTGAATTCGCTCCAGCGCGTCGGCACCGGTTTTGGCCTAGCCGCGCTGATTGGCATCCCGCTGGGCTTCATGGTCGGGCGCTTCACCTTTCTGGACAAGATGGCCTCGCCCATCATCAGCTTGCTCAAGCCGGTATCCCCGCTGGCTTGGCTGCCCATCGGTCTGCTGGTATTCAAGGCCGCCAATCCAGCGGCAATCTGGGTGATCTTCATCTCCAGTATCTGGCCCATGGTCATCAACACCGCCATGGGCGTACGCCAACTGCCGCAGGATTACCTCAACGTGGCGCGCGTACTCAAGCTGTCAGAGTGGAAGGTATTCACCCGCATCCTGTTCCCTGCCACCCTGCCCTACATGCTCACCGGCGTGCGGCTGTCCATCGGCACCGCTTGGCTGGTCATCGTAGCAGCGGAGATGCTCACCGGCGGCGTTGGTATCGGCTTCTGGGTATGGGACGAATGGAACAACCTGAATGTGGAGCACATCATCATCGCCATCTTCGTGGTCGGCATCGTCGGCCTGTTGCTGGAACAGATGCTGGTATGGCTGGCCAAGCGCTTCAGCTACTAG